The sequence below is a genomic window from Acropora palmata chromosome 5, jaAcrPala1.3, whole genome shotgun sequence.
TATCAAAACAGTTTGTCACAAgtggaagaaaaaatcaaaggatCTCAGGAACAGGAAACAAGACCAGCTCCAGGAGGTGGGACGAATTTTATGATTGAAAACTGATTGTTTAACTGGGCTGAAATGCTGAAATTTGCTGccctttcaataattattattgaaagagcagcaaatttgcatattgcaatttttttcacttacaTGCTTCTAATTAATCTGGACATgacatgaaaaatatttgaacaaAAGATCTCATTGTCCCTTGAGATGCAAAACTGTAACAGCTGTTCAACTGGTGTGAACTGTAGAATATTGACAAGAGCAGGAATGGGTGTTTTCATTGGCCTTTCGCTTTGAAATATTACAATGATGAAGTGTCTCAGAAAGCGGAATCATATTGTTCCCTAATTTTTGGCTCGGGACTGTGTCAGACTAATAACTCCTAGTTTCccatgaattttgaattttgttgttgtattttgaCTAAAGCTTCTCAGCCTGCCCTTCTGGCATCAGATTTGCATTCAACtaggttttgttttaatttagcAAGCTTCAGCAGGaactacaaaacaaaacaaaaaacaggaaGACAAACATGTCTGCACCTGGTCTGTCCCCTGCCAGTTGGGAATCTTAATGCCCAATGTGTTTGTGACATTTGTCTTTTGCTGCCTGTGACTAAAGGTgtaataattgtttgtttctttctaaTTTCAGGTCTTCCAGGTTTTGGAGGATTGGACTTGGGGTCCCTGCTTACAAATCCTGCAGTCATGAATATGGTATGTGGAGGAATAAAGGCACTTAAGATTTTGTCTTTGGACAACCAGTTCTTTCCTGTCACTTACGGGTAACCCGTCCCCCTCTTGGTGAGGGGGAAGATCCCTGGGGATAAGGTTGTCCTGTAGATAGTGAATTATTTATACAGTGGATTGTGCTGACCCCcctctccctccctccctccctccctttTAACAACTGAGGTCATGAGAAGTATCAAATCCTATTTTGTGCTTTCTGGTGgctaaaaatgtcttttttttctgtcgttTAGGCTCAAACTTTTATGAGTAATCCTGGAGTTCAACAAATGTAAGTATAGTTTTGAAGGGCCTGCTGCATTttgtttggttgttttttGAATGTCTCAATacgccatttccgagttcaccgcagcctccatttcaaagcgaggctaaaaGTGAAGtcatgaaaatcagttttcattctcattgtaataatatacatgaaaaaatttctccatgctgattggctgagagcatgtcaattaatcccaaacagtgcaaaaacttgaaattttttgagtgcagaaaggcgaaattagtgcagaaagtttaaattgagtgcaaaagcttgaaattaaattgattgacaggaaagtcgcgaaagagaaactcacagatggccaatcaaatcttttgttttcaaatcaagggCACGctctggatggcgcaattcatggcgcaatttttccctgattacgtgatacgcgtgcgttccttctgctcaaccatctcgatattttttcatcaatcagcatggagaaattttttcatgtatattattaacaggtaatcaaatgatttttctcgtgcaatttggaataaataggcactcgtaaattttttcaaaggccacaaattgcactcgcccaacggtctcgtgcaattttgttagtctttgaaaaaatttactcgtgcttatttattccaaattgcactcgaaatcatttgattacctatacaaattggaactaattatcataacaaaaatttcgcacttagactcgctttgaaagagaggcCGTTGGTGCAAAGCCACTTTAgccaataacaattattaaaacaaacacagaaacTCTATCACGAAATGAGATTGTGATTCAGCATGGAAAGACATGTGTATCACACTGTTTCAAGTTAAGAAAACCTAAACAactgtttaattttttgagaAGCTTTGTCGTTTTACTCCAGGAGAGCTAACCTAATTAATCAATTTATTTGCTTGtctatttgtttgtttgaaaaccATAAATAAGGATGACGAATATGATGGCCGGCGGAGGCTCGAGCGAAATGGGTGGAGCAGCCGGCCTTTTTCAAGCGTAAGTGTAATTtcttttgattgttttgtcttctgtcttttttttttaaaggggggggggggtggggggtgaGGGGCTAATTGCATGGTGGGTAGGCTGGGCAGCGGCGCACTAATGAGAGCCGAGCAGAATCAGGATGTGAAAAGGAAGCTGTAATCGCGCATGCTTCTGACCAAACAAGGGATTCCTACTTCGAATTTTTGGCCATTTCGAACACTTCAAAAACTTTGGATTCGTTTTTAACTGATATTAAACTCCAAGAAATGGTGGCGAAATTTAGTGTCATGTATGCACCTTAAACACGTACAGTAACTTGACTATCATTCACATCAGTTATTGTAATGTTTTTTCAAGTGGCTGTTTAACATGAGGGAACCCCAACGAGGTGAGGCTTTCAGCTTTCACCGGGACTGGTTATCACATTCCCTTGCGGGTGGCGAAGAAGGCGCGATGGTGTGGTGGTGAGGATGTTGGGTCTTAGAAGTAAAGGTCAGAGTTCGAGACCCGGCACAGTCTGCGTTGTTCCTAAATACAAGAGTGGATAGATCGACAGGTTATGGTAGTgcttatccaatggatagtgttCCACACGTTGGATTCCACTAACCAACCTTTGAATAACTGTGCTCTGGGGCTTTGGATACCCGAGAACCTTCCGACAACGAGCCAGTTGTCCAACAACAATcctcttgttttcaaaagctgCGGCCGGTTGTTCcaagcctggttagcgctaaccgttggttaagaggtattaaaacctataggtttccatggtatttaacgctggttagcgctaaccatgcttcgagcaacccgggcctGATCTTTTAACGTGTGTTTAATCTGAgtaaaaccaagaggattgcgaagtttgatgccTTAGTACATTGGCGTTGctaagatataaagggaactGTGACACTCCAAATAAGGCCGTAAAGTTCTCGCGACTTTCGAGAAGCAGGCCACAGGTGTCCATGGGGGAGCAGAAATACTCCCAGTTGCTCCGCGCTAAGTACACCATGTGGGCGTCATTGACTCTTGCGCGAGTTTACGGTTACCATCCCAATTTCTAATTTTAAGGATGTAAATGAGCATGAGTTATTGATATTACTGTTGACTTCTTGGTTGTTACGTTACTCAGGGCCCAGCAGTTTGGTGAACAGATGCAAAGGTCCAACCCTGAACTTTTCAACGAGCTAAGAGGCGACGCCCAATCAGCGGTTGGCGAACACCTATTAGAGTACGGAAATCAAGATGAAGATCCCAAAACAGGTCAGAATCGGGCAAAAATTGagttactttttttattttatcgcGTTCGACAGCAGAacactttccattttttttttttttcatcacgAGTGCCGTCAGCGATGCCATTTGATTTCTAGGTTTCGATGGCCTTACTGGCCTTTCGCCTCGATAGCATGTCGTAAATAGGTAGGCATGGTAACCATCGGTATCCCGTCATATATCGCACTTTTTCTACTTGCGTGGTCGACCGAAATTTTCCTCTTGAAGAGGAAAAGAGGAGCTTTCCACATGTTGAGTGAATTTGCGTCCATCTAGTCGAAGTATCTTGGACCGTTATGATTGATTCTTGTTACAAAAACATCAGAAAGCTGTGTAGTGGTGTGTTTTCTTGGAAGCAGATGCTACAATTCGATCGAACACCGTCCACTGATCTTTGGTTGTgtccatttatttttttttttcgttttttaacGAAGTTCCGTCCTGCCTTCCaggggccggttgctcgaTGTCTGATTAGtactaaccattggttaagaggtatcgaaacaaccattggttaagaggtatcgaaacaaccattggttaagaggtatcgAAACCTaaacgtttctatggtagttaccGCTGGTTAGCGcgaaccatgcttcgagctaCTCAGGCCAGGATGATAGCACCAGCTACAAGACAATGTGACTAGAAGTAAGAAAGGAGTAGCGAAGTcaagtaaattttgttttattctattttatttatttcagatGATGGAGATGCTAATCCTCAATGAATGATTTGTTTCCCTGCAGACACATTCACCTAAACCGAAAAATGAATCGAAATTAAAATCCAGTAATATGTTTCATTTGTCTACTTAGGTACCTGGCCCGCGAATTGTAACGAGGTTTCCATACAGACGTTGCTTTTTTGTAAGTCGTGATTGCTAGCGCTGATTCATAACCggataattgaaaaattatacGGGCCTGCCTCGCTGTCATTCACAGCCCAGGCCACTGAGCGATTAATTGAAAGCCGACCTTTCCGCTTGTCTTAGGTGGCTGAATGGCTTTCTAGTCTCAAAAGAAGTTGTGGTACTGCgccggtgggagagtgaaacaaaaatttggttttatcaaacgagttgataaaggttgaattaccaccgtggaagatttagaaagctgatgtttcgagcgttagacTTTCGTCAGACCGAAGGCTAGCACCACAGGCCACCCACGCGAACTTCTAAATCGCTttcgttgaaaaaaaaagtgcccTTTAGGCTACGATTGATAATACGTTTGAGGCAAggcaagttttcattttaaggTTTGAGGTTAGAATTTCCCACCATGGGTTTTTTGTATTGACCGAGCGCACAATTATTAcaaacagttttatttttcaatttactttaCGCGCGAAAACAAACAGCTTTAACCAATCTGAAGAGGCCATATCACACGTGAAGCCGACATCTTATATAACTTCAATGACTACTTGAACTGTAATTTGGGACATTTCAGGTATCAGTGCCGACAGGGCAACTTATTTTCACGGGAAcaaattttctgaaaaaattCTCATTTGTTAGTGTGCTGGGGAGATAACCTTCGTCACAAAACGCTCTCAGGTGATCCCTTCCTCCTGTAGTCCGGTATGTTCTTAGCAGTACTTCTTTAGGATGAAAGTCGTTGAGTTTTACTTTTGCTCAAACGAACAGGTTGTGTAGCACTTGTTTCCAGGGCGCTGTTTCTCAAaggtcccgaaacttttcggcgCGTATACCAATCTAGTTTTCGCGAACTTCGCCAACATTGTGGAACGCGAGCAAGATGGGGCAGTCGTAAAATAGTCACAACttggcaaatgtttatttttaagtgacgttttccttgtctttgccgtcgtcattgccgGAGCTTTCTATTCCGTGAGCTCCCTGATCCATAGTCGACTGTTGGGAGTTTGATTGAAGAAGATTGGCTTTCAGTTATTGTGAAGGGAACCTGGATTTGAGTATCAAAAGAAAGCTTTCAGTAGCTCTTATCGCAGTtgtcagcggttttaacacataaacgagacaaatgggtcattttccattgtgttgacccataagcctcgacctcacgtagctgtaaacaaaggaggctttgCCTAtgggcgcaactgcgataacagctattgtgGTATTTGACCATATCAACACAGTAAACTGGAATTATCAATTAAATGAATAGTAAAATATATGTGGGTCTCTTGAATTGGTCGGTGTTACCAAATATATTTATGGTTAACAGTTTAGACGACCTTTTTGCACGGAAATTTCTCAAATATATGCAATAGCCTTTGGTTTTCAGTTAAATGGAGAGCgtaaagcctggttttcacttTTCTCCGCCCCATTCCTCTCGCCTGGTGCATGGAGCATCTTTGGACAACACCTAAATTTAACTCTTTGGTTTGAACTTGTCCCCTTTGATCACTGaacgaaacaaaatggctttagATAAATGAATGATAAATTGCAAGACGGAATGAAATTTTCTAACGTACTACATGCATGAAAGGTATCCTTACCCAAATTTAACTTTCCTTTGGACAAGATTTGCACTGATCGATCTGATCACCACTCAAAGAACCTCGAACTGATTTGCTCTTACCGATATGGTTCAGTATTATTCATATTATGGGGCGCCGAAGTGGACATAAATgctaattgaaaaaaaaaagctttctaATTTGCAAATTTACGTTCTCAACTCAAGATTTTTGTTCTAATATTACAAACTTTATGGTAACTTGGTAAAATATTTACGCtcttttttgtatttgcttTCCAATGTTAAAGAATGCGTGCTGATGGCAAAAAACTACATtcccttttcaaaatttacatgctgaaaaaataaaatccctgctaatttaaaaaaaaacttttctaattattatgcaaacaTTTGTGTCCTGAAATCTGtattcactattttccaattgtccataatgcactctgttttccccccaaattttgcataaactattgttgtgaaatactcttgggaggtctgcatattcccaagagcattccgcaacaatagtttatgcaaaatttgggcggcaaacagagtgcattatggggaattggaaaatagagaatggTGAGCGCGAAAGTTATTTAATTTAGCGCCAAATATTTCGGCGCTTGTTTGGAACTGTTGACGAATTGTGGCTGGATTAAGCCTCTCTACCGTCAAGCTAGAGGTGATTTGGAGATTCTGAGATTTCTGggcataattttaaaaaaactaaACTTAAGTGAGCAGTGTTTCCAACAAAGATCTATTCAACTTCCAAAGAGTCGTGATCACATTTTATTTTCGTCACGCCAACAAGCgaaaaccaagaaacacaACGCCACTTCCAGTCTATTTTTAGAACGATTTGTGGGAAACTTTCTCGTTCTAACTGATAATGATTAAAGTTAAACACAAGACAGGTTGAACTTCATCGGAGAAAGCAGCACTCTGCGAACTCTATGTGTAAAGCTTGCTCAATCCCCGACACGTTGCGTCTAGTAACTAAGGTAGACTTCTTCAGGGAATTTTACAATAATGCATTGTACGCCTGTATATAAGCCATGCCTCGTGGCAAGAAGTGACGGCTACAAACATTAAGGTTTGACACCATTTACAAAAGGGAACAGGCACAGTTGTGAAAGATTGGGGCAACGTTTGACGGTAGAGAGGCTTAATCCAGCCACACTTCGTcaacacttcaaaacaagcgccGAAATGTTTGGAgctattaaaatttaaaactaGTAATTCTCAATGAGAAGGGAAATGCTCGAGAATAAATGATCTTACAGTAATATGCGAGAGTGCAATTATTGACGAGTTAGATCTTGGTGTGTATGTGTGGACATGGAAAACTTACTCTAACTTCTAAAACAACCAGCTCTGAACAGGCTTTAGTGTTTCTATAATCAATGTGAATTTGCAACCCCTTGTGTCGTGCTTGAAGTTTACCCTGACAGCATAATGGCAGAATACAACTCGTAAGAGGCTTTGAGTCGATAATATTGCCCATTGCAGGGCTTCGTTGCTTGGTAAACGTTCGCAACGGAGCTTGTTCAGCACCTTCCAAACAGGAGAAGGCCTGATCAATGCAGGCAGCCCCAAAGAGGGGAGATTTTGTAAGACCAAACGCCTTGTAGTACTCGATGTTGATGGTAGCCTTTGACATAGCATGTGACTGCCTTCGTTCCAAACTCGACCGACGTCGCGAAGAACCTGAAGCgaaatgtttctcaaaccagagaacaaCACAGTTTGAAAGCTCTGACAATTTTCAATAATATATCTAAGTCGAATCATAATGATACTTACCGtgaaaacaacaggaaaatccAGAGGAAAATCCGCCACAACTCAGAGAAACGATTGTGATTAGCCGAGCATTCGTTCGGTGGCGCTTGGTGTACGACAGCAATCCGAAGACTGTAGCTCGACGGCCCGAAGAAATGCCGAATGTACCTCAGAAGCATAGCGTTTATTATCGGGCGAATTTCGAGATTTATTGCGCAATAGCCCCGAGATGCATTGCAAGAATACTGTTGCTCTCGCTCGCTACGCTCGCTCGAGCAAATAACTTTCGCGCCCaccatacaccttattccaaaatggcgaccaataaattattcttttgtctgcatGTTAACTAGCCCTTGATGCCTCGTCAGcatgtagaaaacacaaaagaattttggagtgaaaatgaggcaaagagggataataaacatgcaaacaaaagaataatttattggccgccattttagAATAAGGTGTATACCTATGACCAACAGATTTCAGGAAACATAtgtttgcataataattagaaaggtttcttttttcaattagCAGGGATGTTATTTTTTCAGcatgtaaattttgaaaagtgaatgtatttttttgcaatgagCACACATCTTCAACATTGGAaagcaaatacaaaaaagGGCGTAAATATTTTATCAAGTTACCATAAAGTTTGTAATATTAGAATAAAAATCTTGAGTTGAGAACGTAAATTTGCAAATtagaaagctttttttttttcaattagcATTTATGTCCACTTTGGCGCCCCATATTATGAATAATACTGAACAATATCGGTAAGTGCAAATCAGTTCGAGGTTCTTTGAGTGGTGAGCAGATCAGTGCAAATCTTGTCCAAAGGAAAGTTAAATTTGGGTAAGGATACCTTTCATGCATGTAGTACGTTAGAAAATTTCATTCCGTCTTgcaatttattattcatttatctaaagccattttgtttcgttCAGTGATCAAACGGGACAAGTTCAAACCAAAGAGAGAATTAAATTTAGGTGTTGTCCAAAGATGCTCCATGCACCAGACCAAGATACGAACATTCTCCGACACCACGCATCgctacgaaaaaaaataaaataatacataacaataactacgtttcaagcattttattgaagttcacattcatatTTATCtgcaaatttgttaaagaaggagtaataacgtctactgaatcttttaacagacgcgcactaattttatcaaggccaaccgccttattagttttcaaaagtctaatggatcttgagacaaaatcttcactaatcggttgaagaaaactgatgaataacagcagttaatctagaaatagaccaggcctggaaataggcattaacaaggatccgatatctatcatctggaacatcaaacaaacacaaatgtaacggttcctcttcgtgacgagttcaatcgaaataaagaaactgaaacaagtaaaaacgagcgaataccgaagaccaacggacgaagcatgaaatatcgcaatactggtaatggaattatttcgacatttgtaaagctttctttcttgtcgatgtctgttatgcgtcaaatttgaaaggcgcggcggcaattcaaagttatgtacgactttcgattagcgtagggTGACTCAGGGTACGTTTCTTTAGGAAAATGCAAGATTGGATTCTAAAATCTGAAAGAATCCGAAAATAGATTTTGCGTTTCTTTACTAAACAGATCAATCCAAGATCTTTCGGATCATGGTGCGTCAAAGGAACCGAAGAATCCACTTCCAGACTGGATTCTTCGGTTGCTTTGACGCACCATGATCCGAAAGATCTTGGATTGATCTGTTTAGTAAAGAAACGCAAAATCCATTTTCGGATTCTTTCAGATTTTAGAATCCAATCTTGGATTTTCTCAAAGAAACGCACCCTCAGTGtaggttatgtcacgttcgctttTGGGTgaacgtgagcatcaaataacgcatgcaaatgttgacattgaactaaacggtgtttaatacacggtaaaataaagcttagattgcttagattgacttaacaggattgataacacaaaaaagaaattgtgatataagtaacactttaaacgcggttgcgacttcatagtttcaagatacgtttttttcgttgaaccttgagatatttgtgatctgttggatcgagtctgtcgaccccgttgatgatttgtgtctgacaaaccaaatttattcagcactgttgaatgcttttgaattcaaagaaaatcactgaagtgcaaaatgctcatgttcaaatgcttctagaagatgacgaaacgtgacctcgtggttgcaagtacccgacaccaccttgtgcgcttgctaaaatattacccaaGACGAccgtgcgcgcctagtttcgTCAAATCGAGAATGCTTCAGCCCCCACAGAcacatttcttactttttcaaCAGATCTTCTTTATCCTtgtatgtatacacgcggggaatctggggcaaaaccctgcgggggcaataattTAAGAAAACCAAAATGCGTTTCCTGGCAATGGTTAGAAAACTCTCATGATTTACATTTGAACGGCTTTCGTCAAATTCTGATCTTGATTCGTTTTCTTGTTCCAGTGTTAGGCTGTCGAAACTGTCGTACTATGTTCAAGCaagtttttgtcatttctctTTTCGTAACGGCTGCATCTGCATATTTTGTATCCGTGAGTATCTGAATTTCTTATCCGCTTGATTCCCTTGGTGAGTGCGGGATCATCACAGCTTTTGCACTGTCTTGTAGCATGGGGCGTGTAGGGGCTCGGATTAGCATGCGATACACGCCACTCACTCGGTACCACTGAGTCGGATATAATTCTTCGGATATTCCGAACTCGATTTAAGTATGCACGACTTGCCTCCTTCTTCAATGTCGTTTCAACAAATGAAAGTGTTCATGCTTTACGTCGGTACACCTAGTCACTTATTTCCATGGGATGAATTAAGGCCAGTTTCTTGTCGACAATAGACACTATTGTCACTCGTCCTTCAAACGACACCGTTCAATATAGAAACGCTCCATGCAGTTCTAGCCACCCGAAAACGACTTGAGCTGTTACTCACTTAGCTTTCATTGAAAttagaagaaagaagaagcaATGATGAACtattttatattatattaATGCGTAGTCCACTAATCACAAAACGAGTGTTATGCAAATCCTTAATAGAAATAGAATAGTGGAATACTCAATTCAAATGgcttaatttctttttgttcataTAATTGCAATTTACAGCCTGCTACAGGACAAGCCTCGGCTCGACTGTTACAACAACATAAGTTTCCAGCCAAAACAGGtttgcaaacttgaatttggTTTGAAATAAAGACGTCATGCCGCGGAAGATAGTTTGTATGTGTTCAGTTTGGGCCGTTAATGAGTTCTCTGCGCTGCCTCTGAAACTTGAAACACTTTAATGAAGAAAGGCTGAGTGCTTTCTCGAAATAGTAGACAATAAACGTATTATCCctttcactgtttgatcagccttgctctCCCTAATTTGCTTCTGCTTCTTAAAACACATAATCCAATGAATAATGAGAAACCATAGGCTCTGTCACAATCTGAGAAAGAGACTAGTGTTAATCTTTGTTGTGGAGCTCACAACATGAAAATTGCGGCACTGTGTTACTCAAGTAACAGAGTTCTCAGTTTTCTACCCAAGTATAAATTTTACTCTTGCCTTGTTTTGTTCTagttgcatgtttttgttcactacatttagttttttttttttcagttgtcattcccttaaaacaatttttcaccatcttttttgttaaaaCGATAGAATTGGTGGTGAGAAAACCTGGAAACTCCAACACCACAAAGAGAATcactcaaaaagaaaacaattataaCCTGACTCACCTTCCTTCGTCTTTGTTTGTTCTGAAACCCCTGCATTGAGGTTTAACTCATGCCGCCacttcaaatttctttttaaacacCTTTCAGAGCTTGGACCATTCGATCTTGACGGGGCAAACCACATGTCCATGGAAGGTAATCAGATGATGGTGCATCAAACAGGTCTATATTACGTATACGGACAAGTACATTATATCCACCTGACCTCTAAAAGCCTCTACAACCGCTGCCAGCTCCAGATCAACAATGTCCCCTTCCGTTTTCTTCAAAAAGGGATGGACGGCCGTGCTGACATTGGCAACGTGTATTCCGGAGGAATGGTGTCGTTGAAGGCTGGTGACAGGATCCGTTTGGTCACTCAGACAGAAGTTCACATCAACATGAATCCGAGAGTCACATTCTTCGGGGCATTTCGGGTTGGGTTCGGATGCAACGAGTGCGGGCATTATCTCGGTCCGCTGAGTCGAGATGAGTCCGAAGACTACAAACAATCGTGAACGACAATTAAAAACAAGTTGATCATTTCAGGAGCCATGCGCTGCTGAATTTGCTTGCTATGTATGTGTGTTAACGAGTAGAGCTGAACATATGTAAAATAATCCTTACTGACATTTACTGCGAGCAGTGTCTTTCTTCTCTTAGGATACGCGGATACGAGTGCGTCATGAGAAGTAGCGATCCCACTCCACGCGGGTAGCCTGGACCCTTCTCCCCAATCTCTTCTCGGTTTCCCCCGAAATTTGCATAATGTTGTTATAGCCATCCGTGCGTTCAGGTGGACAAGAGGAAGAAAAGACGGCTGCTCGAAGTCTATAATTAACACAGTGTTGAATCTAGTCCTTTAGAGAGTAACGAAGATTGCCTAAGGCCCTGTGAGGCTAAATGACTTGGGCGTCATCTAATTAGTTGCTATTTATCCTTTTCCTTCGTTTGACATAACTAtgttaactttaaaaaatccGTTCCTTTTTACAGTTGTAATTATCCtcacttgttttgttttcctt
It includes:
- the LOC141881813 gene encoding CD40 ligand-like codes for the protein MFKQVFVISLFVTAASAYFVSPATGQASARLLQQHKFPAKTELGPFDLDGANHMSMEGNQMMVHQTGLYYVYGQVHYIHLTSKSLYNRCQLQINNVPFRFLQKGMDGRADIGNVYSGGMVSLKAGDRIRLVTQTEVHINMNPRVTFFGAFRVGFGCNECGHYLGPLSRDESEDYKQS